The DNA segment CAGAGTCGTCGACTTTCCGCTTCCTGTCGGACCGACCATCAAGACAAGTCCGCGTGGATGGCTAATGATATCATCTATTTGTTCGCGCTGCTTTGGAGGGATACCAAGCAAATCGAGGTTGAGGAGAGATTCATCGAAGTTGAACAAGCGAAGCACCGCATCTTGACCATACATGGTGGGAACCGTTTCGACACGAAGATTGAGTAAGTGTGTGGCGCCACCAGCGGTGATCTCGCGCTGCATATGGCCAGACTGCGACTCCGCTGCGGCAGTCGAGATACCAGCACGGCTAGCAAGTTCGCCCATAATCACCCGATAGCGATCGCGGTCGAGATGGGCAACCGGGTGAAGCGCACCATCAACGCGCATTCTGATACGAATATCCGTCCGACCGTTTTCGATGTGAATATCGCTCGCACCAAGACGATCTGCCTGGGTAATCAGGTAATTAAAGACGTCCTCACTACTGACCGAATTGAGCGTCTTGCTGACAGAAGAGATCGTGTCGCTATCGCCTTCTTTTGCGATGGAGATGTCATCATATACGGCTTTTTTGGGCGGATCAAAACGGAGCATAAACTGACGATAGGCACTAAGGCTAATCAGCGATATCTGGATAATTTTACCCTCATCGGCATAGTCTTTACGCATCTGTTGGATGAGGGACTGTGGTGTCTGCGTCGTGGCCCCAAACTCAAAGGCTCTTTCGTCACCGCCTTTGATGAGTGGCACGATATGCCCTTTATACATTTCATCGACCGATAGCACATCGGTTACAAGCGGAAGATCAGCCTCAAACGGACGCGTGTCCAGATAGGACATGCCGAGGATAGCCGATCGTTGCTGTGTCGACTCTTCATCCTGTTGACGACGTTTTTGCTGTATTTCCACTTCGTCCATATCCATTAGTGTAGCAAACTGCTCATGGTTTTTATAGTGGTAAAATGAGAGTAATGCCTGAAATAACCGTTGTTGCCCACAACATTCGCAGTACCCACAATGTTGGAGCTATTTTCCGCACCTGCGAAGGATTTGGCGTCAAAAAAATTATCCTCAGCGGCTACACTCCCTACCCTCTAGTCAAAAACGACACAAGATTGCCGCACATTAGAGAGAAGATCACTACTCAAATCCATAAAACCGCGCTTGGTGCGGAAGTATTGGTCCCCTTTGAGTATGTCCCAGATATCTCTATGTGGTTTGACCAGAACGAACAGTACGAAAAACTGCCCGTCATTGCACTCGAGCAAACACCGAAAAGTATCGCGTTACCGACCTTTCGCCCACCCCAAAAAATAGCGCTACTCCTCGGCGAAGAAGTGTACGGCATACCAGACGAACTTCTGGCCCGCTGTCAAGATAGTATCGAGATTCCTATGAGTGGCAAAAAAGAATCGTTTAATGTCAGTGTCGCGACCGGCATCGCGCTCTATGCACTCACTACTTCGTCGCGATACATTCACTCCCAAAAATAGATGAAAGCTGCGCTACAAGGTCACTCTCCGCATCAACTTTAAAGGGCAGTCGTATCGCCGACGATTTATCTTTACCGAGTACCATAATGATCTCTTGCTGTCCCGGATACGTATTGCAAGCTTTCTTGAGAGACAGCAGCGCGTCGTGATCGTCTGGATTTTTGACATGAACAAATAGTTTTGTGACGAGAGACGGAGGTACCGGTATGGCGGCTTGAGCGGGAACTGACTTCGGTGAAGAAGCGACAGCTTTTTTGCGCCGCGATACCACGGCAGTCTTTGGCGCATCCATCTTGCGACCTGTCGATTCATACTGGGCAAGTTCCCGATCGCTCACAATATCAATTGTCTCCGCGATCAATTTTGCCTCGTCACCTATACCACCTTCTCTATCACGAGCACTTACTCTGCCCGTGATCTTGACGACCACGTCTTGATGCAGCTTGTCTCCCAGTTGCTCGTACAGATTTGGAAAAATGATGACCTCACATTCACTCGATTTGTCCTCTATGCCTGCAAATGCCATCTTAGTCCCTGCTTTTGTGATAATTGTCCTGAGCGTTGTCACGAGTCCACCGACGGTAACTGACTGACCATCAATTTTTGGTGAGATATTGTGGAGCGGGATCGTTTGTTCCTCAAAAAATGCATCAAAATTATCGAGCGGATGGGCACTAATGTAAAGACCGAGCAGCTCTCGCTCCCACATGAGTTGTTCTTTCGAGGTATATTTTGCCGGTGAAGGAAGTAGCTCAACTGAGGGTAATAACTCGCTGCTTGCCCCCAAATCGCCAAAGAGATCGGTTTGACCGCTGAGCGCTTCTTTCTGCAGCTTGCTTGCGAAGCCCAAAAGTGTTTCTAGGTTGAATAACAAGTCTGATCGATCGCCAAGGGAGTCAAATGCACCAGATTTTATGAGCGCCTCCCACGTTTTTTTGTTGACTTTACTGGTACTGACACGCTTGGCAAAATCTTCTACTGAGGTAAATTTGCCATCCGCATCCCTTGCGCGAATAATCTCCTCGACGGCAGCAGCGCCCACTCCCTTAACCGCGGCCATACCAAATCGTATCTGCTGTTTGTCCGGCACGATAGCAAACTCAAGGTAGGATTCATTGACGTCAGGGTTGAGAACCGTTAGCCCCATGTGTTTGCACTCGGTAATTTCAATCGCTAACCGATCGATATCACCCTGGTCGCTCGTCATCAATGCCGCCATAAACGCATCAGGATAGTGTGCCTTGAGATAGGCGGTCCAATACGCAATCAAACCGTAGCATGCCGAATGAGACTTGTTAAAGGCATAGTCAGCAAAGCCAAGGATATCGTGCCAGATTTTTTCGACCGTCGCCTTTGGGACACCATTGTTTACAGCACCATCGATAAACTGCGATCCCATTTTCTTTAGGACTTCAGGAATCTTCTTGCCAATTCCTTTTCGAAGCGTATCTGCCTCACCGCCCGTAAACCCTGACATCTCTTTGCTCATCTGCATCACTTGCTCTTGGTAGACGATCACGCCGTACGTACTTGAGAGAGCATTCTTCGTGAGCTCGTGTTCGTAGGTAACCTTTTCGAGTCCGTTTTTGCGTTTGACGAAACTATCGGTCAGTCCCGCCCCCAAAGGACCAGGTCGATACAAAGCACACATCGCGATGATATCTTCGAATTCCGTTGGTTTTAGCTCCCGCAGGTAGCGCTTCATGCCTGCCGACTCGAGCTGAAATACCCCCGTGGTTGCTCCTTGTTGCAATAATTCAAACGTCTTTGGATCATCCATGGGTAACGTTGAGAGATCTATGTCATTTTTATATACTTTACGGATGATACGCATTGCATTGTTGATAATGGTAAGGTTTGACAGCCCAAGAAAGTCCATCTTGAGGAGTCCTAGTTCCTCGACGGGGCCCATTGGATACTGCGTAGCAACCACGCCTTTTTGTGCCATCTCAACCGGCACATAGCGCACAATATCATCAGGTGCAATGACCACGCCCGCAGCATGGACGCCATGGCTCCGGATGGTACCTTCGAGACGAACAGCAAAATCAAAGACTTGTTTTGCAATCGGATTTGTCTCGTATTCATGCTTCAGATCATGATCCTCGACAATACTCACCCTGAGCGGTATATGCCGTCCCTGGTTTGGCGGTGGAATGAGTTTTGCCAGACGATCGCTCTCTGCATAGGGCACCTGCAAAACGCGGGCTACATCGCGAACCGCTGCACGAGCTGCCATTTTACCGAAGGTGACGATGTTGGCGACCCGACCCTCACCATACTTTTCGGAACAGTATCGGATTACTTCGTCTCGGCGTGTATCCTGAATGTCAATATCAATATCCGGCATACTGATACGGTCAGGGTTGAGAAATCGCTCAAAAAGCAGATCGTACTTCAGTGGGTCAAGATCAGTAATATTAAGCGCATAGGCCACAATCGACCCAGCCGCTGAGCCACGTCCCGGACCAAACACGATACCTCGATTTTTTCCCCAGTTGATAAAGTCTTGGACGATCAAGAAATAGCCTTCATAGCCCATTTTTTCCATGACGTCCATTTCCATTTTAGCGCGATCACGAACAACGTCAGATAAGTTTGAGGTAATTTTTTCGGGAGATAGCTTGGCCGCCTCCTCGGCAGATAGCGCGGTATAGCGGACCGCTAATCCCTGGTATACAAGCTTCTTTAGATAACTGTGTTCTGTTTCACCTTTTGGCGTGGGATACTTTGGGATCAATATTTTGCCGAGCTCAAGCTCGACTGAGCAGCGATCGGCTATCCTGCGAGTATTTCGTATGATTTCTGGGTCGCTTTCTCCCCAACGAGCAATAATATCGCGCGGGTCGGTGAGATGAAGCTCAAACTCCTTGAGGCTCATGCGATTGGCGTCTGAAAGGAACGACCCGGTGCCAACACAGAGGAGGATTTCATGTGCTTCTCGATCATTATGCTCAAGATAATGTCCATCGCATGTTACAACCATAGGGATATCGAGCTCTTCACTCAACTTTCGTAGGCCATCATTGATCGTGGTCTGTACACTCCAGTGCCCAGGAGCATCAGGGTGGCCGTGATCTTGCAGCTCGAGGTAATACCGATCACCAAAAACAGATTTATACCAGGAGGCTGTCTCTTTCGCCGCTTTATAGTCGTTATTTTTGAGCGCTTCACCCAATTCACCACTTGCACAACCGCTCAGAATGATGAGACCATCGCCATACTCTTGTAGCAATTCATGATCCATGCGCGGCTTGTAGTATTTGCCTTCAAGCTCAGCTTTGCTCGCCATTACCATGAGGTTGTGATAGCCCTGGTTGTTCATCGCAAGGATTGTGAGATGATACCGCAATTTATCCTTTGAGGGATCTCGATCAAACCTAGTCCGCGCCGCAATATAGGCTTCGATACCAAGGATAGGCTGTATGTTTTCACCATTTGCCGCTTTATAAAACTCGAGGATACCGCTCATTGTGCCGTGATCGGTCACGGCAGCAGCCTGCATACCAAATGCCTTGACCTTGATGACAAGTTCGTTAATTTTTGTCAGCCCATCGAGAAGCGAGTAGTGACTATGATTGTGCAAATGAACAAAATCGCTCGGCTGCAGCGAAGTAGTCGGTGCTGTTTCTGTTGTCTTGGCTCTCCCCATAGTTCTCTCACTAGTATACGCGACCGAGTCTCTAGTCGGAACTATTTTTGAGTCAAAAGACGAACAATTTTATCGAGAAAGTCGCCAATCGGTGGTACCCAACCCGAGAGAAGTGTCAAAATCGATACAAACAGAGCGACAAGCAGCGTCGCCCCAAGAAAACTACCAAAGCCAAAGAAGACACCGCGAATGAAATTGATTTTGTAAACACTGAAGCGATTGCGATTGAAATCGTTGAACAAATCTTCAATCACCGCCTGTCTGGCGTCACGCTCATCCGCGGCTCGTGGTTGCTTTGGTTGCTTTTTTTCAGCCATTACTACTTTGTAGAGTCGTCTTTTTTGAACTCGCCCTTTGCGGCATCGACTGCTCGCTCAGCTCGCTCGCGATAATCAGCAACGGTTTTTTTGCCTTCGGCCACTGCGGTATCAACT comes from the Candidatus Saccharimonas aalborgensis genome and includes:
- a CDS encoding GspE/PulE family protein, producing MDEVEIQQKRRQQDEESTQQRSAILGMSYLDTRPFEADLPLVTDVLSVDEMYKGHIVPLIKGGDERAFEFGATTQTPQSLIQQMRKDYADEGKIIQISLISLSAYRQFMLRFDPPKKAVYDDISIAKEGDSDTISSVSKTLNSVSSEDVFNYLITQADRLGASDIHIENGRTDIRIRMRVDGALHPVAHLDRDRYRVIMGELASRAGISTAAAESQSGHMQREITAGGATHLLNLRVETVPTMYGQDAVLRLFNFDESLLNLDLLGIPPKQREQIDDIISHPRGLVLMVGPTGSGKSTTLYSMLNALNTPDRKLITLEDPIEYGLSGISQIPINTTGGQQFADGLRSVLRLDPDVVMVGEIRDQDTARTAIQASITGHLVLSSFHANSTSTAFSRIIDMIGVNPIFSSAIRLVIAQRLVRRLVDETKQAYEPDEATRSYVKRVLEGIPEDTEHPDLDTFSLWRPVASDDAPFGYKGRIVIMEQLIVDEEIQRFIRGDVEDVHPEAIETAARKHGMLTLEQAGVLAALRGETTLDEIARVI
- a CDS encoding TrmH family RNA methyltransferase, with protein sequence MRVMPEITVVAHNIRSTHNVGAIFRTCEGFGVKKIILSGYTPYPLVKNDTRLPHIREKITTQIHKTALGAEVLVPFEYVPDISMWFDQNEQYEKLPVIALEQTPKSIALPTFRPPQKIALLLGEEVYGIPDELLARCQDSIEIPMSGKKESFNVSVATGIALYALTTSSRYIHSQK
- the dnaE gene encoding DNA polymerase III subunit alpha encodes the protein MGRAKTTETAPTTSLQPSDFVHLHNHSHYSLLDGLTKINELVIKVKAFGMQAAAVTDHGTMSGILEFYKAANGENIQPILGIEAYIAARTRFDRDPSKDKLRYHLTILAMNNQGYHNLMVMASKAELEGKYYKPRMDHELLQEYGDGLIILSGCASGELGEALKNNDYKAAKETASWYKSVFGDRYYLELQDHGHPDAPGHWSVQTTINDGLRKLSEELDIPMVVTCDGHYLEHNDREAHEILLCVGTGSFLSDANRMSLKEFELHLTDPRDIIARWGESDPEIIRNTRRIADRCSVELELGKILIPKYPTPKGETEHSYLKKLVYQGLAVRYTALSAEEAAKLSPEKITSNLSDVVRDRAKMEMDVMEKMGYEGYFLIVQDFINWGKNRGIVFGPGRGSAAGSIVAYALNITDLDPLKYDLLFERFLNPDRISMPDIDIDIQDTRRDEVIRYCSEKYGEGRVANIVTFGKMAARAAVRDVARVLQVPYAESDRLAKLIPPPNQGRHIPLRVSIVEDHDLKHEYETNPIAKQVFDFAVRLEGTIRSHGVHAAGVVIAPDDIVRYVPVEMAQKGVVATQYPMGPVEELGLLKMDFLGLSNLTIINNAMRIIRKVYKNDIDLSTLPMDDPKTFELLQQGATTGVFQLESAGMKRYLRELKPTEFEDIIAMCALYRPGPLGAGLTDSFVKRKNGLEKVTYEHELTKNALSSTYGVIVYQEQVMQMSKEMSGFTGGEADTLRKGIGKKIPEVLKKMGSQFIDGAVNNGVPKATVEKIWHDILGFADYAFNKSHSACYGLIAYWTAYLKAHYPDAFMAALMTSDQGDIDRLAIEITECKHMGLTVLNPDVNESYLEFAIVPDKQQIRFGMAAVKGVGAAAVEEIIRARDADGKFTSVEDFAKRVSTSKVNKKTWEALIKSGAFDSLGDRSDLLFNLETLLGFASKLQKEALSGQTDLFGDLGASSELLPSVELLPSPAKYTSKEQLMWERELLGLYISAHPLDNFDAFFEEQTIPLHNISPKIDGQSVTVGGLVTTLRTIITKAGTKMAFAGIEDKSSECEVIIFPNLYEQLGDKLHQDVVVKITGRVSARDREGGIGDEAKLIAETIDIVSDRELAQYESTGRKMDAPKTAVVSRRKKAVASSPKSVPAQAAIPVPPSLVTKLFVHVKNPDDHDALLSLKKACNTYPGQQEIIMVLGKDKSSAIRLPFKVDAESDLVAQLSSIFGSECIATK
- a CDS encoding DUF5665 domain-containing protein; protein product: MAEKKQPKQPRAADERDARQAVIEDLFNDFNRNRFSVYKINFIRGVFFGFGSFLGATLLVALFVSILTLLSGWVPPIGDFLDKIVRLLTQK